A single region of the Solwaraspora sp. WMMD406 genome encodes:
- a CDS encoding type II toxin-antitoxin system prevent-host-death family antitoxin: MLRAAERGEPQIVTRHGEEVAVVVDIAEYRRLRGAQTSLMEYLRGDPCLDDDFEIERQRDLPHDIDLVG, from the coding sequence GTGCTTCGCGCGGCCGAGCGGGGCGAGCCCCAGATCGTGACGAGGCACGGCGAGGAGGTGGCCGTGGTCGTCGACATCGCGGAGTACCGCCGACTACGCGGCGCGCAGACCAGCCTCATGGAGTACCTTCGCGGCGATCCCTGCCTGGACGACGACTTCGAGATCGAGCGCCAGCGGGATCTCCCCCACGACATCGACCTGGTCGGGTGA